From Trichomycterus rosablanca isolate fTriRos1 chromosome 18, fTriRos1.hap1, whole genome shotgun sequence, the proteins below share one genomic window:
- the mcidas gene encoding multicilin: protein MMDVVDPVQCYLNNTIQINRQLHESLQRKQEEISALKERNSQLMELLKQADHYAALLDELQLQPEECASHPAVAPVPHPHSPSAEPAEWHPSSPQPSWLESLLLDTPPEKEQEEPYTPGSEQRASTRVRRQLWPSHHDSSSDECSFTESLGWCPTKRPKLDQDLDFPQRLHSETVCVFGSFHGLQVLKPTTPSTSHFCMEDTACFKTSIREHSTVQTRAYPHGKTLTSLTPDGSCKFLWVPKHN, encoded by the exons CTCCATGAATCTTTACAGAGGAAGCAGGAGGAGATCTCAGCTCTAAAGGAGAGGAACTCTCAGCTGATGGAGCTGCTTAAGCAAGCTGATCATTACGCTGCTTTACTCGAC GAGCTCCAACTTCAGCCCGAGGAATGTGCATCACACCCAGCTGTAGCTCCCGTTCCACACCCACATTCCCCGAGTGCTGAACCAGCTGAATGGCATCCATCATCACCACAGCCTTCCTGGCTGGAGTCCCTGCTCTTAGATACGCCGCCAGAAAAGGAACAGGAAGAGCCGTACACCCCGGGGTCTGAACAACGCGCCAGCACACGCGTGAGGAGACAGTTATGGCCGAGTCACCATGACTCCAGCAGTGACGAGTGTTCCTTCACAGAAAGTCTGGGATGGTGTCCTacaaaaagaccaaagctggacCAGGATCTAGACTTCCCTCAACGTCTACACTCGGAGACCGTATGTGTCTTCGGATCTTTCCATGGACTACAGGTTCTCAAACCCACGACACCATCAACGTCTCATTTCTGTATGGAGGACACGGCGTGTTTTAAGACCTCCATCAGAGAACACAGTACTGTCCAGACCAGAGCGTACCCTCATGGAAAGACCCTAACTTCACTCACACCTGATGGATCCTGCAAGTTCCTCTGGGTTCCCAAACACAACTAA